One Streptomyces sp. B21-105 genomic region harbors:
- a CDS encoding DinB family protein, translating to MTTDAHLTLPDGRPVPLLTGEELPMLESWLAFHRATLELKCAGLDDGQVRTASAEPSSLTLLGLVQHLAEVERNWFQRAFAGLEVPPVFEERSGYSLDADRGLDEALTVWRREIARGRELIAGRSLEDTGRILDGPMAGLEVSLRWVLVHMIEEYARHNGHADLIRERLDGVTGV from the coding sequence ATGACCACCGACGCGCACCTGACCCTTCCCGACGGTCGTCCGGTCCCGCTGCTGACCGGCGAGGAACTCCCCATGCTGGAGAGCTGGCTGGCGTTCCACCGGGCCACCCTGGAGCTGAAATGCGCCGGCCTCGACGACGGACAGGTGCGGACGGCGTCCGCCGAGCCGTCATCGCTCACCCTCCTCGGTCTGGTGCAGCACCTCGCCGAGGTCGAACGCAACTGGTTCCAGCGGGCGTTCGCCGGCCTCGAGGTGCCGCCGGTCTTCGAGGAGAGGTCCGGCTACTCACTCGACGCTGACCGCGGGCTCGACGAGGCGCTGACGGTCTGGCGGCGGGAGATCGCCCGCGGCCGCGAGCTGATCGCCGGGCGGTCGCTGGAGGACACCGGCCGGATCCTGGACGGGCCGATGGCCGGGCTCGAGGTCAGCCTGCGCTGGGTACTCGTCCACATGATCGAGGAGTACGCCCGCCACAACGGCCACGCCGACCTTATCCGCGAGCGCCTCGACGGAGTTACCGGAGTTTAG
- the ectA gene encoding diaminobutyrate acetyltransferase — translation MTAAQADLRIDRPSVADGAALWRLAKESGTLDLNSSYSYLLWCRDFAATSAVARAEDGAPVGFVTGYTRPEDPHTLLVWQVAVDAAHRGRGLAAALLDGLTARIAAERPLTAVETTITPGNTASERLFASYAERHGATVTREVLFGAGLFPDGPHDPEVLYRIGPLSF, via the coding sequence ATGACTGCCGCACAAGCAGACCTGCGTATCGACCGCCCGTCGGTGGCTGACGGAGCCGCCCTCTGGCGTCTCGCCAAGGAATCCGGAACGCTCGATCTGAACTCCTCCTACAGCTATCTGCTGTGGTGCCGCGACTTCGCCGCCACCTCGGCGGTGGCGCGCGCGGAGGACGGCGCGCCGGTCGGGTTCGTCACCGGCTACACACGGCCGGAGGACCCGCACACCCTGCTGGTCTGGCAGGTGGCCGTCGACGCCGCGCACCGAGGTCGCGGACTCGCCGCGGCGCTGCTCGACGGGCTGACCGCGCGGATCGCCGCTGAGCGCCCGCTCACCGCCGTGGAGACCACCATCACGCCGGGCAACACCGCCTCCGAGCGGCTGTTCGCCTCGTACGCCGAACGACACGGGGCGACCGTCACCCGCGAGGTGCTGTTCGGCGCCGGACTGTTCCCCGACGGCCCGCACGACCCCGAGGTGCTGTACCGGATCGGCCCGCTCTCCTTCTGA